The following nucleotide sequence is from Pirellulales bacterium.
CCGCGAATCGCGCGAACGACTGGAACGGAAAACGTACCGTATCCGCAGCCAAGTTCGGCGACGTCGCGAAACCGCTCGATGCCGAAGCGCGAAAGTACCAGCGGAACGTCGAAAAGAGATTCCCAATATCCTTCGTCAGGCATTCCACTATCGCGTATTCGCATTGCCGCTGTAAGGACCTATCCCAAAATCGTCGGCTGAGAGGGGGACAGGCACATTTTGCTCCGCAGACTCCGCAAAATGAGCCAGTCCCCGACGATTTTGGGATAGGTCCTAATTCATCATTCGCCGGAAAAGTACAATCCGTCAGGCGGCGCGACACAATCGAGCCGGCGCTCAATTTCGCGTCGTATATCCATTGCCAGCAGAAACCGGCCCGCCGGCCGGCATTTTACAGTCGCTCGGCGTACTCCGCCTCGACCCGTGCCCGAATTGTACCAATCGACGCCGCGTGGGCACGCCGACGGCGCCGCGGATGCGGCCATTGACGTTTAGGTAAACCAGAACGCCGCCGAGCGCGATTTCTTTGTTCGCCTCAACCAGTAGACATCCGCTGTTCCCTTCGTCGTGGCTCAATGACGCCACAGGGCGTACCGCCCACTTGCCGTTCCACGCCAACTCCGACGAAAGCCTGATAGAACTCGATCACGCGAGCCAAGTCAGCACCCGGAATATCGAACCAAACGGCACGGTTCTTCTGAGAGTTGAACTTCCCCATCGGCCCCTCCTTTTCCAATGTTCTGGGCCGCCCCACAACAACCGTTATCAGGTCCGGCGAACGCCAAAGCAAGAGACGGATATTTCACGGCAATTCTCCGGCCGAAAAGCATCGACAACGGCCGGTTCCATATTTACACTGCGGTTGGAGGCGAAAACGCCAAAGCATTTAAGCGTGTATAGGTCGGGGGGCCGGCATGACGCATGCCAATATCAATACGTTGAAACGTCGCATACCGATTCGGAAGTGGTACGTCTTCACGATTTCGGCATTGCTGATGGCGCCTTGTCGTGCGTGGGCGGAAGGCTCGCCTGCATCGCCACGTGTCTCTCCGCTCGCTCGAGTCATCGGCACGACGGCAATCGTCACCGAGATTGGTTCCGACATAAAGCTCGCGGCACGAGTCGATACTGGGGCCGCCACGTGCTCGATGCATTGCGACGCGTTTGAAATTCAACAGGCGTCGAACGATCCCAAAGAGAATATTGGCAAACCCATTCGGTTCCGAACGAAGGGCGTGGACGGCAAAACGAAATGGCTGCGTGCGAAAGTAGCCGACTTTGTCGTAGTGAAAACAGCGGAACACGACGAAGAGCGCTACACGGTCCGCTTACGGCTGCGATGCGAAGACGTGGTAAAGGAAGTTCTGGTAACGCTGAACAATCGCGAAAAAATGACCTATCCGATGTTGCTCGGGCGCAATTTTCTTCGCGATGATTTCCTGGTAAACGTCAGCCTCGAGGGCAACAAGTGAATCGCTCGCGGCTCATTCCAATTCAGGAGGAGCGCGGCTTGTCGCGAAAACGTATCACCTCGTTGGAAGCCGATTTCAGCAAGCCATGCGCTTTCAGCCATTCGTGGCAAAGCTCGGGCCATTTACTCGTGGCGCCGAGCCCTTTGGCCAGCCCAACACCGTGTCGGCCCGACTCGAAGATGTGCATTTCAACCGGTACGCCTGCCTTGTGCAGCGCGAGGTAGAATGCAATGCAATTCTCGGCCGGCACGCCAGTGTCTTGCGTCGTCTGAAAGATGAAGGTGGGCGGCGTCCTGGCTGTTACCTGCTTCTCGCTGGAAAGATGCTCGAGCAGTTTGGCGTCGGGATTCGGGCCGAGCAGATTTCCCACCGATCCTATGTGCGCGTAGTCGGCCGTTGTTGAAATCACGGGATAACACAGAATCAAGAAGTCGGGGCGAGAACCCACTTGCTCGACCGGATCCGCACTCTTCGGATCGCCCGCGTCGAAGTGGGTGCCCAGCGTGCTCGTCAGATGCCCGCCGGCCGAGAATCCGATCACGCCAATTCTTTCTGGCGATATATTCCACTCCTTGGCACGAGCCCGCACCGTGCGAATCGCCCGCTGGCCATCCATCATCGGCACGGGATGCATGTGGCCAGTAGCGTGCATGCGATACTTCAGAATGAACGCCGAGATTCCCATCCCGTTCAGCCATTC
It contains:
- a CDS encoding alpha/beta hydrolase, with amino-acid sequence MIKLWEKGAPGTPATKPQDEPILLMTQPAAAAAIPTAVIVVPGGGYGSLAMDHEGQQIAEWLNGMGISAFILKYRMHATGHMHPVPMMDGQRAIRTVRARAKEWNISPERIGVIGFSAGGHLTSTLGTHFDAGDPKSADPVEQVGSRPDFLILCYPVISTTADYAHIGSVGNLLGPNPDAKLLEHLSSEKQVTARTPPTFIFQTTQDTGVPAENCIAFYLALHKAGVPVEMHIFESGRHGVGLAKGLGATSKWPELCHEWLKAHGLLKSASNEVIRFRDKPRSS
- a CDS encoding ATP-dependent zinc protease, which translates into the protein MTHANINTLKRRIPIRKWYVFTISALLMAPCRAWAEGSPASPRVSPLARVIGTTAIVTEIGSDIKLAARVDTGAATCSMHCDAFEIQQASNDPKENIGKPIRFRTKGVDGKTKWLRAKVADFVVVKTAEHDEERYTVRLRLRCEDVVKEVLVTLNNREKMTYPMLLGRNFLRDDFLVNVSLEGNK